A stretch of Cucumis sativus cultivar 9930 chromosome 2, Cucumber_9930_V3, whole genome shotgun sequence DNA encodes these proteins:
- the LOC101209606 gene encoding cyclin-dependent kinase F-1, whose protein sequence is MEPSSAKSWSIHSRPDIIHKYEILERVGSGAYSDVYRARRLSDGVIVALKEIHDYQSAFREIEALQILQGSPNIVVLHEYFWREDEDAVLVLEFMRTDLATVIAEAKKIGSDGVDSGRGLAVGELKRWMIQILSGLDACHRNMIVHRDLKPSNLLISDDGMLKLADFGQARILMDPDYVESNEISQPCEINSSDQVPSSQPSAVLPGTESLVREGNRNEEQETISKEEYFRVLDELKAKNSANEFDKETCTYDGDTSCLATCTTSDLEDDPFKGSSYSYEMEGGVPADDGHGPLTSCVGTRWFRAPELLYGSTSYGLEIDLWSLGCIFAELLTLEPLFPGTADIDQMSRIFATLGNLTEESWPGCSELPDFQIISFNTIEKPIGLEARLPNCSSDEISIVKRLLCYNPANRATAMELLQDKYFTEEPLPVPLSELHVPSTKNVQDEDSPAGWYDYNESDSDMDELGPLNVTTNATGYSIQFD, encoded by the exons ATGGAACCTTCATCGGCCAAGAGCTGGAGCATCCACTCTCGGCCAGATATCATCCACAAGTACGAGATCCTCGAGCGCGTCGGATCCGGCGCTTATTCCGATGTCTACCGTGCACGGCGGCTATCCGATGGTGTCATCGTCGCCTTGAAGGAGATCCACGATTATCAGTCGGCGTTCCGCGAAATCGAGGCTCTTCAAATCCTTCAAGGTTCGCCTAATATCGTAGTTTTGCACGAGTACTTTTGGCGGGAGGATGAGGATGCCGTGCTTGTTCTCGAGTTTATGAGAACGGATTTGGCTACCGTTATAGCAGAGGCAAAGAAGATAGGATCGGATGGTGTAGACTCTGGGCGTGGGCTTGCGGTTGGGGAGTTGAAGCGATGGATGATCCAGATTTTGAGTGGTCTTGATGCTTGTCATAGGAATATGATCGTGCATAGGGATTTGAAACCTAGCAATTTGTTGATCTCTGATGATGGCATGCTCAAGCTTGCCGATTTTGGACAG GCAAGGATACTCATGGATCCTGATTATGTTGAATCGAATGAGATCTCTCAACCATGTGAGATCAACTCTTCAGATCAAGTACCGTCTTCTCAGCCATCTGCAGTTCTTCCTGGAACAGAAAGCTTGGTTCGAGAGGGTAATAGAAATGAAGAGCAAGAAACAATTAGCAAAGAGGAATATTTTAGAGTTTTAGATGAGTTGAAAGCAAAAAATTCAGCAAATGAATTTGACAAAGAAACATGTACTTATGATGGAGATACTTCTTGCTTAGCAACATGTACCACAAGTGATCTTGAAGATGATCCATTTAAAGGTTCATCATATTCTTATGAAATGGAAGGGGGAGTTCCAGCCGATGATGGACACGGTCCTCTCACTTCATGTGTCGGTACTCGCTGGTTCAGAGCCCCTGAATTACTCTATGGCTCTACAAGCTACGGTTTGGAGATCGATTTGTGGTCATTGGGCTGTATTTTTGCAGAACTTTTAACATTGGAACCCCTTTTTCCAGGAACTGCTGATATCGATCAAATGAGCAGAATTTTTGCTACTCTAGGCAACTTGACTGAAGAGTCATGGCCTGGTTGTTCCGAACTTCCTGATTTTCAGATTATATCATTCAACACAATCGAAAAGCCAATTGGTTTAGAAGCACGTCTTCCCAACTGTTCTTCTGATGAAATTTCTATTGTTAAAAGACTTCTTTGTTACAACCCGGCTAATCGTGCAACTGCTATGGAATTGCTACAAGATAAGTATTTCACCGAGGAGCCACTTCCCGTTCCCTTGTCCGAGCTTCACGTTCCTTCGACCAAAAATGTACAGGACGAGGATTCTCCTGCAGGATGGTACGATTACAACGAGTCAGATTCTGATATGGATGAACTCGGCCCATTGAATGTTACCACCAATGCCACTGGTTACTCCATACAATTTGATTGA
- the LOC101210097 gene encoding methyltransferase-like protein 5, producing MKLKQLESLLGEIQQFSNPKIQLEQYPTGPHIASRMLYTAENSFGDVSGKVVADLGCGCGTLGAAAAILGAEHVTGIDIDPDSLEIASSNAEYLEFEMDLVLCDVKNLGWRGQVVDTIVMNPPFGTRRKGADMEFLSAALKHASKAVYSLHKTSTRDHIKRAAVRDYGAESAEVLCELRYDVPQLYKFHKRKEVDIAVDLWRFVPRSHRENDV from the exons ATGAAGCTCAAGCAATTAGAGTCCTTACTTGGTGAAATTCAACAGTTCTCCAATCCTAAG ATTCAGCTGGAGCAGTACCCTACTGGACCTCACATTGCTTCTCGCATGTTGTACACC GCAGAGAATTCTTTTGGAGATGTTAGTGGCAAGGTAGTGGCTGATTTGGGTTGTGGTTGTGGTACATTGGGAGCTGCAGCCGCAATATTGGGTGCAGA ACACGTTACTGGAATAGACATCGATCCCGATTCTCTTGAAATAGCATCTTCAAATGCAGAGTATCTTGAG TTCGAAATGGACTTGGTTCTATGTGATGTGAAGAACTTGGGATGGAGAG GTCAGGTTGTTGATACAATTGTAATGAATCCTCCATTTGGAACACGAAGAAAAGGTGCAGATATGGAGTTCCTTTCTGCAGCTTTAAAG CATGCGTCCAAAGCTGTTTATTCTTTGCACAAGACCTCAACAAGAGAT CATATAAAACGGGCAGCCGTTCGAGATTATGGAGCCGAAAGTGCCGAGGTTTTGTGCGAG CTTCGGTACGATGTGCCCCAACTTTACAAATTTCACAAGAGAAAAGAGGTCGACATTGCCGTGGACCTTTGGCGATTTGTACCAAGAAGTCACCGAGAAAATGATGTCTAG
- the LOC101209852 gene encoding rac-like GTP-binding protein ARAC7 isoform X2 — translation MSASKFIKCVTVGDGAVGKTCMLICYTSNKFPTDYVPTVFDNFSANVSVDGNIVNLGLWDTAGQEDYSRLRPLSYRGADVFVLAFSLISRASYENILKKWMPELRRFAPNVPIILVGTKLDLREDRRYANEQMHYDVITSAQGEELRKQIGASAYIECSAKTQQNVKAVFDTAIKVVLQPPRRREVTRKKRRRGSGCSFSRIICGGCAA, via the exons ATGAGTGCTTCTAAGTTCATTAAATGCGTTACTGTTGGAGATGGAGCGGTTGGGAAAACTTGTATGCTTATCTGTTACACTAGCAATAAGTTCCCCACT GATTATGTTCCCACAGTGTTTGACAATTTTAGTGCCAATGTATCTGTGGATGGGAACATTGTCAATTTGGGATTATGGGACACTGCAG GCCAGGAAGATTACAGCAGGCTAAGGCCTTTGAGTTACAGAGGTGCAGATGTGTTTGTTCTAGCTTTCTCATTAATTAGCAGAGCCAGCTATGAAAATATCCTCAAGAAG tgGATGCCTGAACTGCGTAGATTTGCACCCAATGTTCCCATCATTCTAGTTGGAACGAAGCTCG ATCTCCGTGAGGACCGTCGATATGCTAATGAACAAATGCATTATGATGTCATTACATCTGCTCAG GGTGAGGAGCTGAGAAAACAAATTGGTGCTTCAGCTTACATTGAGTGCAGTGCTAAGACACAGCAG AATGTCAAAGCTGTATTTGATACTGCCATTAAAGTTGTTCTGCAACCTCCGAGGAGAAGAGAGGTCACGAGGAAGAAAAGGCGGCGAGGATCGGGCTGCTCGTTCTC GAGAATCATTTGTGGAGGTTGTGCTGCATAG
- the LOC101209852 gene encoding rac-like GTP-binding protein ARAC7 isoform X1, whose amino-acid sequence MSASKFIKCVTVGDGAVGKTCMLICYTSNKFPTDYVPTVFDNFSANVSVDGNIVNLGLWDTAGQEDYSRLRPLSYRGADVFVLAFSLISRASYENILKKWMPELRRFAPNVPIILVGTKLDLREDRRYANEQMHYDVITSAQGEELRKQIGASAYIECSAKTQQNVKAVFDTAIKVVLQPPRRREVTRKKRRRGSGCSFSRRIICGGCAA is encoded by the exons ATGAGTGCTTCTAAGTTCATTAAATGCGTTACTGTTGGAGATGGAGCGGTTGGGAAAACTTGTATGCTTATCTGTTACACTAGCAATAAGTTCCCCACT GATTATGTTCCCACAGTGTTTGACAATTTTAGTGCCAATGTATCTGTGGATGGGAACATTGTCAATTTGGGATTATGGGACACTGCAG GCCAGGAAGATTACAGCAGGCTAAGGCCTTTGAGTTACAGAGGTGCAGATGTGTTTGTTCTAGCTTTCTCATTAATTAGCAGAGCCAGCTATGAAAATATCCTCAAGAAG tgGATGCCTGAACTGCGTAGATTTGCACCCAATGTTCCCATCATTCTAGTTGGAACGAAGCTCG ATCTCCGTGAGGACCGTCGATATGCTAATGAACAAATGCATTATGATGTCATTACATCTGCTCAG GGTGAGGAGCTGAGAAAACAAATTGGTGCTTCAGCTTACATTGAGTGCAGTGCTAAGACACAGCAG AATGTCAAAGCTGTATTTGATACTGCCATTAAAGTTGTTCTGCAACCTCCGAGGAGAAGAGAGGTCACGAGGAAGAAAAGGCGGCGAGGATCGGGCTGCTCGTTCTC CAGGAGAATCATTTGTGGAGGTTGTGCTGCATAG
- the LOC101209852 gene encoding rac-like GTP-binding protein ARAC7 isoform X3, with the protein MEDFLPFCLNASYKNDYVPTVFDNFSANVSVDGNIVNLGLWDTAGQEDYSRLRPLSYRGADVFVLAFSLISRASYENILKKWMPELRRFAPNVPIILVGTKLDLREDRRYANEQMHYDVITSAQGEELRKQIGASAYIECSAKTQQNVKAVFDTAIKVVLQPPRRREVTRKKRRRGSGCSFSRRIICGGCAA; encoded by the exons ATGGAagattttcttccattttgtttGAATGCGAGCTACAAGAAT GATTATGTTCCCACAGTGTTTGACAATTTTAGTGCCAATGTATCTGTGGATGGGAACATTGTCAATTTGGGATTATGGGACACTGCAG GCCAGGAAGATTACAGCAGGCTAAGGCCTTTGAGTTACAGAGGTGCAGATGTGTTTGTTCTAGCTTTCTCATTAATTAGCAGAGCCAGCTATGAAAATATCCTCAAGAAG tgGATGCCTGAACTGCGTAGATTTGCACCCAATGTTCCCATCATTCTAGTTGGAACGAAGCTCG ATCTCCGTGAGGACCGTCGATATGCTAATGAACAAATGCATTATGATGTCATTACATCTGCTCAG GGTGAGGAGCTGAGAAAACAAATTGGTGCTTCAGCTTACATTGAGTGCAGTGCTAAGACACAGCAG AATGTCAAAGCTGTATTTGATACTGCCATTAAAGTTGTTCTGCAACCTCCGAGGAGAAGAGAGGTCACGAGGAAGAAAAGGCGGCGAGGATCGGGCTGCTCGTTCTC CAGGAGAATCATTTGTGGAGGTTGTGCTGCATAG